From a region of the Lactuca sativa cultivar Salinas chromosome 4, Lsat_Salinas_v11, whole genome shotgun sequence genome:
- the LOC111882038 gene encoding ABC transporter G family member 7 isoform X2, producing MLRISGTGGGVGQIIAAVAAALLLRLFSGPGPVQLLENEIEEEGGEGIISDSEASVSDKVYPVTIRWTNITCSLSDKASKSVRFLLKNVCGEAKPGRLLAIMGPSGSGKTTLLNVLAGQTVASTRLHLSGLLEVNGQPMSNKSFRFAYVRQEDLFFSQLTVRETLSLAAELQLKGTYSKEDRDEYINNLLFKLGLVSCADTRVGDAKVRGVSGGEKKRLAMACELIASPSVIFADEPTTGLDAFQAEKVMETLRQLAQDGHTVICSIHQPRGSVYAKFDDIVLLTEGELVYAGPAADEPLTYFSKFGYLCPDHVNPAEFLADLISIDYSSSDSVNSSRKRIDSLVDSFSQQISSTFYTATLTKTLIVKDKTNLKRKPTPKGINGWWRQFSLLLKRAWMQASRDGPTNIVRTRMSVASALIFGSVFWRMGRSQTSIQDRMGLLQVAAINTAMAALTKTVGVFPKERAIVDRERAKGSYLLGPYLLSKLIAEVPIGAAFPLLFGTVLYPMARLHPSLSRFGKFSGIVTVESFAASAMGLTVGSMAPTTEAALALGPSLMTVFIVFGGYYVNADNTPIIFRWIPRVSLIRWAFQGLCINEFRGLEFDHEKSFDIQTGEQALEKLSFGGRTISETMMAQSRIVLFWYFTTYLLLEKNKPKYQRLEPPPPPPPVAVDEEEEQREPRLEVVESDESQSQSPGQSFEILETPTVDQGGSI from the exons ATGCTTAGAATCTCCGGCACAGGCGGTGGAGTTGGTCAGATAATCGCCGCCGTTGCCGCGGCTTTATTGCTCCGTCTATTCTCAGGCCCGGGCCCCGTGCAGTTGCTGGAGAATGAGATTGAAGAGGAGGGAGGTGAGGGAATAATTTCCGATTCTGAAGCTTCGGTATCCGATAAAGTTTATCCTGTGACTATACGGTGGACAAACATCACATGCTCTCTCTCCGATAAAGCTTCAAAATCG GTGAGGTTCTTGCTTAAGAATGTCTGTGGAGAGGCAAAACCTGGAAGGCTGCTTGCAATAATGGGTCCATCAGGATCGGGGAAGACAACCCTCCTCAACGTACTTGCAGGTCAAACAGTTGCATCAACTCGATTACACTTATCAGGCCTCTTGGAGGTTAATGGACAACCAATGTCAAACAAGTCCTTCAG GTTTGCTTATGTGAGACAAGAGGACCTTTTCTTCTCACAGTTGACAGTTAGAGAAACATTGTCACTTGCAGCTGAACTCCAGTTGAAGGGGACATATTCAAAGGAAGACAGAGATGAATATATAAACAATCTGTTGTTCAAACTAGGGTTGGTGAGTTGTGCTGATACTCGAGTTGGGGATGCAAAAGTTCGTGGAGTAAGTGGAGGCGAGAAGAAACGGTTAGCAATGGCTTGTGAACTCATTGCTAGTCCTTCTGTGATATTTGCTGATGAACCAACAACTG GACTTGATGCATTTCAAGCAGAGAAAGTGATGGAAACTCTTAGACAACTTGCACAAGATGGACACACTGTAATATGCTCTATACACCAACCAAGAGGTTCAGTGTATGCAAAGTTTGATGACATTGTGTTGTTGACAGAGGGTGAACTTGTTTATGCTGGTCCTGCAGCCGATGAACCACTCACTTACTTCTCAAAATTCGG GTACCTTTGCCCAGACCATGTCAACCCTGCTGAGTTTCTAGCTGATTTAATATCAATCGACTACAGTTCATCAGACAGTGTTAACTCTTCCCGAAAAAGAATCGATAGTCTCGTGGACTCATTTTCTCAACAGATTTCATCAACCTTTTACACAGCAACtctcaccaaaaccctaattgtcaaagATAAAACCAACTTAAAAAGGAAACCCACACCCAAAGGGATAAATGGTTGGTGGAGGCAATTTTCATTGCTCCTTAAACGCGCATGGATGCAG GCTTCACGTGATGGGCCCACAAATATAGTCCGCACAAGAATGTCAGTTGCATCAGCTTTAATTTTTGGTTCAGTTTTTTGGAGAATGGGAAGGTCTCAGACATCAATACAAGATAGAATGGGATTGCTTCAG GTTGCTGCTATAAATACTGCAATGGCTGCACTTACAAAAACCGTTGGTGTTTTCCCAAAAGAACGTGCAATAGTAGATAGAGAGCGTGCAAAAGGTTCTTATCTCCTAGGCCCTTATTTATTATCCAAGTTAATAGCTGAAGTCCCTATTGGAGCTGCATTTCCGTTATTATTTGGCACTGTTCTTTACCCCATGGCCCGCCTTCATCCATCTCTATCTAG ATTTGGGAAGTTTAGTGGGATTGTGACTGTGGAATCGTTTGCTGCATCTGCCATGGGTTTGACCGTGGGTTCCATGGCTCCAACCACTGAAGCCGCTTTGGCTCTGGGTCCGTCTCTCATGACAGTGTTCATTGTATTTGGTGGCTATTATGTGAATGCCGATAATACCCCTATCATTTTTCGATGGATTCCTCGTGTTTCTCTCATAAGATG GGCGTTTCAAGGTCTTTGCATTAATGAGTTTAGAGGGCTTGAGTTTGATCATGAAAAATCATTTGATATACAAACTGGAGAACAG GCACTGGAGAAGCTTTCTTTTGGGGGTAGGACAATATCTGAGACAATGATGGCTCAGAGTCGAATAGTGTTGTTTTGGTACTTCACCACTTACCTTTTGCTAGAGAAAAACAAACCCAAATACCAACGCCTCgaaccgccgccaccaccaccaccagtggCGGTTGATGAGGAGGAGGAGCAGAGGGAGCCGCGGTTAGAGGTGGTGGAGAGTGATGAGTCACAGTCACAGTCACCGGGGCAATCTTTTGAGATACTTGAAACGCCAACAGTTGACCAAG GTGGTTCCATCTAG
- the LOC111882038 gene encoding ABC transporter G family member 7 isoform X1 translates to MLRISGTGGGVGQIIAAVAAALLLRLFSGPGPVQLLENEIEEEGGEGIISDSEASVSDKVYPVTIRWTNITCSLSDKASKSVRFLLKNVCGEAKPGRLLAIMGPSGSGKTTLLNVLAGQTVASTRLHLSGLLEVNGQPMSNKSFRFAYVRQEDLFFSQLTVRETLSLAAELQLKGTYSKEDRDEYINNLLFKLGLVSCADTRVGDAKVRGVSGGEKKRLAMACELIASPSVIFADEPTTGLDAFQAEKVMETLRQLAQDGHTVICSIHQPRGSVYAKFDDIVLLTEGELVYAGPAADEPLTYFSKFGYLCPDHVNPAEFLADLISIDYSSSDSVNSSRKRIDSLVDSFSQQISSTFYTATLTKTLIVKDKTNLKRKPTPKGINGWWRQFSLLLKRAWMQASRDGPTNIVRTRMSVASALIFGSVFWRMGRSQTSIQDRMGLLQVAAINTAMAALTKTVGVFPKERAIVDRERAKGSYLLGPYLLSKLIAEVPIGAAFPLLFGTVLYPMARLHPSLSRFGKFSGIVTVESFAASAMGLTVGSMAPTTEAALALGPSLMTVFIVFGGYYVNADNTPIIFRWIPRVSLIRWAFQGLCINEFRGLEFDHEKSFDIQTGEQALEKLSFGGRTISETMMAQSRIVLFWYFTTYLLLEKNKPKYQRLEPPPPPPPVAVDEEEEQREPRLEVVESDESQSQSPGQSFEILETPTVDQGATQLNLFDLDGF, encoded by the exons ATGCTTAGAATCTCCGGCACAGGCGGTGGAGTTGGTCAGATAATCGCCGCCGTTGCCGCGGCTTTATTGCTCCGTCTATTCTCAGGCCCGGGCCCCGTGCAGTTGCTGGAGAATGAGATTGAAGAGGAGGGAGGTGAGGGAATAATTTCCGATTCTGAAGCTTCGGTATCCGATAAAGTTTATCCTGTGACTATACGGTGGACAAACATCACATGCTCTCTCTCCGATAAAGCTTCAAAATCG GTGAGGTTCTTGCTTAAGAATGTCTGTGGAGAGGCAAAACCTGGAAGGCTGCTTGCAATAATGGGTCCATCAGGATCGGGGAAGACAACCCTCCTCAACGTACTTGCAGGTCAAACAGTTGCATCAACTCGATTACACTTATCAGGCCTCTTGGAGGTTAATGGACAACCAATGTCAAACAAGTCCTTCAG GTTTGCTTATGTGAGACAAGAGGACCTTTTCTTCTCACAGTTGACAGTTAGAGAAACATTGTCACTTGCAGCTGAACTCCAGTTGAAGGGGACATATTCAAAGGAAGACAGAGATGAATATATAAACAATCTGTTGTTCAAACTAGGGTTGGTGAGTTGTGCTGATACTCGAGTTGGGGATGCAAAAGTTCGTGGAGTAAGTGGAGGCGAGAAGAAACGGTTAGCAATGGCTTGTGAACTCATTGCTAGTCCTTCTGTGATATTTGCTGATGAACCAACAACTG GACTTGATGCATTTCAAGCAGAGAAAGTGATGGAAACTCTTAGACAACTTGCACAAGATGGACACACTGTAATATGCTCTATACACCAACCAAGAGGTTCAGTGTATGCAAAGTTTGATGACATTGTGTTGTTGACAGAGGGTGAACTTGTTTATGCTGGTCCTGCAGCCGATGAACCACTCACTTACTTCTCAAAATTCGG GTACCTTTGCCCAGACCATGTCAACCCTGCTGAGTTTCTAGCTGATTTAATATCAATCGACTACAGTTCATCAGACAGTGTTAACTCTTCCCGAAAAAGAATCGATAGTCTCGTGGACTCATTTTCTCAACAGATTTCATCAACCTTTTACACAGCAACtctcaccaaaaccctaattgtcaaagATAAAACCAACTTAAAAAGGAAACCCACACCCAAAGGGATAAATGGTTGGTGGAGGCAATTTTCATTGCTCCTTAAACGCGCATGGATGCAG GCTTCACGTGATGGGCCCACAAATATAGTCCGCACAAGAATGTCAGTTGCATCAGCTTTAATTTTTGGTTCAGTTTTTTGGAGAATGGGAAGGTCTCAGACATCAATACAAGATAGAATGGGATTGCTTCAG GTTGCTGCTATAAATACTGCAATGGCTGCACTTACAAAAACCGTTGGTGTTTTCCCAAAAGAACGTGCAATAGTAGATAGAGAGCGTGCAAAAGGTTCTTATCTCCTAGGCCCTTATTTATTATCCAAGTTAATAGCTGAAGTCCCTATTGGAGCTGCATTTCCGTTATTATTTGGCACTGTTCTTTACCCCATGGCCCGCCTTCATCCATCTCTATCTAG ATTTGGGAAGTTTAGTGGGATTGTGACTGTGGAATCGTTTGCTGCATCTGCCATGGGTTTGACCGTGGGTTCCATGGCTCCAACCACTGAAGCCGCTTTGGCTCTGGGTCCGTCTCTCATGACAGTGTTCATTGTATTTGGTGGCTATTATGTGAATGCCGATAATACCCCTATCATTTTTCGATGGATTCCTCGTGTTTCTCTCATAAGATG GGCGTTTCAAGGTCTTTGCATTAATGAGTTTAGAGGGCTTGAGTTTGATCATGAAAAATCATTTGATATACAAACTGGAGAACAG GCACTGGAGAAGCTTTCTTTTGGGGGTAGGACAATATCTGAGACAATGATGGCTCAGAGTCGAATAGTGTTGTTTTGGTACTTCACCACTTACCTTTTGCTAGAGAAAAACAAACCCAAATACCAACGCCTCgaaccgccgccaccaccaccaccagtggCGGTTGATGAGGAGGAGGAGCAGAGGGAGCCGCGGTTAGAGGTGGTGGAGAGTGATGAGTCACAGTCACAGTCACCGGGGCAATCTTTTGAGATACTTGAAACGCCAACAGTTGACCAAGGTGCAACCCAACTTAATCTGTTTGACCTCGATGGTTTTTGA
- the LOC111882041 gene encoding uncharacterized protein LOC111882041, with the protein MEKNPLFPFCFSIFITFSFVSCASLLPSDQNDQINSILGENGEDGHWRNGILSSSAQAPAPSSGSSGALVLAGSRTKRPDILNRFRKYRGGWDITNKHYWASVGFTGSAALILGMIWFVFFGVAMITHHFCGWRIDIKGKESRLSQTLCLILLIIFTCAAATGCILLSVGQDEFHGEAVDTLNYVVNQSDYTVQTLVNVTGYLSLAKTVNVAQFYLPSDVKDSIDKLNVDLNSASDTLGRKTHQNSRKIRTVFDAVRSSMITVAIVMLIVSILGLFLSILGHKNAIHLFIIGGWLLVVVAFILCGVFVILNNAISDTCMAMEEWVDHSDAETALSNILPCVDQGTTNQTLYKSKQVINDLGNIVNGFIGSYANSYGVLPANSNYYNQSGPLMPYVCSPYDSQLQQRNCSSQEVSMSNASLVWWNYTCTVSESGICMSTGRLTPDMYQQLVGAVNISYALQHYTPPLLSFQDCNFVRETFTTITSEHCPALKQHLQTVTAGLGLVSVGVMLSLALWIVYANRPQREEVFAKITSKIKGKCNGKLCRGDARSQITEV; encoded by the exons ATGGAGAAGAATCCCCTTTTCCCATTCTGCTTCTCCATATTCATCACTTTCAGCTTCGTAAGCTGTGCTTCACTTCTTCCTTCAGACCAAAACGATCAAATCAACTCCATCTTAG GGGAAAATGGGGAAGATGGCCATTGGAGAAATGGGATCTTGAGTTCATCAGCTCAAGCTCCTGCTCCTTCTAGTGGATCATCTGGTGCACTTGTATTAGCGGGTTCAAGAACAAAAAGACCTGATATTCTTAACCGATTCAGAAAGTATCGTGGTGGATGGGACATTACCAATAAGCATTACTGGGCT TCAGTTGGATTTACAGGGTCTGCTGCTTTGATTCTTGGTATGATATGGTTTGTGTTCTTTGGTGTCGCCATGATCACACATCACTTCTGTGGATGGAGAATCGACATCAAAGGCAAAGAATCTAGACTTTCTCAAACACTATGCTTGATTTTGCTCATCATCTTCACATGTGCTGCAGc AACTGGATGCATTCTTCTTTCAGTTGGGCAAGATGAGTTTCATGGTGAAGCAGTGGACACGTTGAATTATGTTGTGAACCAATCAGATTACACCGTTCAGACACTTGTAAATGTCACTGGGTATTTGTCGCTAGCTAAAACTGTCAATGTGGCACAGTTTTACCTTCCTTCAGATGTGAAAGACAGTATTGACAAACTGAATGTGGACTTGAATTCTGCTTCAGATACATTGGGTAGAAAAACACATCAGAATTCAAGAAAAATAAGAACCGTTTTCGATGCTGT GCGATCTTCCATGATTACTGTTGCGATTGTTATGCTCATTGTTTCCATTTTAGGCCTTT TTTTGTCAATTCTTGGTCACAAAAACGCAATCCACTT ATTTATAATTGGTGGATGGTTGCTTGTTGTGGTTGCTTTCATCCTATGTGGAGTTTTCGTAATCCTCAACAA TGCAATTTCGGATACATGTATGGCTATGGAAGAATGGGTGGATCATTCAGATGCTGAAACTGCCCTTAGCAACATCCTTCCATGCGTTGACCAAGGAACGACGAACCAAACTTTATATAAAAGCAAACAAGTGATCAACGATCTCGGAAACATCGTCAATGGATTCATAGGTTCATATGCAAACTCATATGGCGTACTTCCGGCGAACTCCAATTACTACAACCAATCGGGCCCATTAATGCCCTACGTTTGCTCTCCATACGACTCACAGCTCCAACAACGAAACTGTTCTTCCCAAGAAGTCTCAATGTCAAATGCGTCTCTG GTGTGGTGGAATTACACGTGTACAGTATCGGAATCTGGAATATGCATGAGCACCGGAAGATTGACTCCGGATATGTATCAGCAATTAGTGGGAGCAGTGAACATAAGTTACGCCCTCCAACACTACACGCCGCCGCTGCTCAGCTTCCAAGACTGTAATTTTGTTCGGGAGACATTTACGACGATCACCTCCGAGCACTGTCCGGCGTTAAAGCAGCATCTGCAGACGGTGACTGCAGGTTTAGGGCTTGTTTCTGTAGGGGTGATGCTGAGTCTCGCACTTTGGATAGTATACGCAAACCGCCCCCAAAGGGAGGAAGTGTTTGCTAAGATTACGTCCAAAATTAAAGGCAAATGCAATGGAAAACTTTGTCGTGGTGATGCAAGAAGTCAAATCACAGAAGTTTGA